A part of Lampris incognitus isolate fLamInc1 chromosome 21, fLamInc1.hap2, whole genome shotgun sequence genomic DNA contains:
- the LOC130131784 gene encoding kelch-like protein 41b, with the protein MDPEAIKEELRLFQSTLLQDGLKELLNENKLVDCTLKVGDRSLPCHRLIMAACSPYFREVFFTEDGKEAENAREVVVEDVNPATLDMVVRYLYSAEIDLTDDNVRDILAVANRFQIPSVFTVCVNYLQKRMSPGNCLALFRMGLALGCARLAAAARDYIADRFELLRGEEEFLQLAAHELLAIIGGDSLNVEREELVFEALMAWVRHDAGGRAKALADAFDCVRFRLLPESYFRDKVETDELIKADAGLRDKLRAIRDAFEGKLPEGEKGEAGGASASGFLNDTRRHGMYARDLVLMINDAAAVAYDVAENECFVAAVSARVPRNHVSVVARKNRLYVIGGLFVDEDNKDLPLQCYVYTVRTCMKFKTQRHKRLVET; encoded by the coding sequence ATGGACCCCGAAGCCATCAAGGAGGAGCTGCGCCTCTTCCAGAGCACGCTGCTCCAGGACGGCCTGAAGGAGCTGCTGAACGAGAACAAGTTGGTGGACTGCACGCTGAAGGTGGGCGACCGCAGCCTCCCCTGCCACCGGCTGATCATGGCCGCCTGCAGCCCTTACTTCCGGGAGGTCTTCTTCACCGAGGACGGCAAGGAGGCGGAGAACGCCAGGGAGGTGGTCGTCGAGGACGTCAACCCCGCCACCCTCGACATGGTCGTGCGCTACCTGTACTCGGCCGAGATCGACCTGACCGACGACAACGTGCGGGACATACTCGCCGTGGCCAACCGCTTCCAGATCCCCTCCGTGTTCACCGTGTGCGTCAACTACCTGCAGAAGAGAATGTCCCCGGGGAACTGCCTGGCCCTCTTCCGCATGGGCCTGGCGCTCGGCTGCGCGCGGCTGGCGGCGGCCGCGCGCGACTACATCGCCGACCGCTTCGAGCTGCTCCGCGGAGAGGAGGAGTTCCTCCAGCTCGCCGCGCACGAGCTGCTCGCCATCATCGGCGGGGACTCGCTGAACGTGGAGCGGGAAGAGCTGGTGTTCGAGGCGCTCATGGCCTGGGTCCGCCACGACGCGGGGGGGCGCGCCAAGGCGCTGGCGGACGCCTTCGACTGCGTGCGCTTCCGCCTGCTGCCGGAGAGCTACTTCCGCGACAAGGTGGAGACCGACGAGCTCATCAAGGCCGACGCCGGGCTGCGGGACAAGCTGCGGGCGATCCGAGACGCCTTCGAGGGCAAGCTGCCGGAGGGGGAGAAGGGGGAGGCCGGCGGCGCGTCGGCTTCCGGTTTCCTCAACGACACCCGCCGACACGGCATGTACGCGCGCGACCTCGTGCTGATGATCAACGACGCGGCGGCGGTGGCGTACGACGTCGCCGAGAACGAGTGCTTCGTGGCGGCCGTGTCGGCGCGGGTGCCGCGCAACCACGTCAGCGTGGTGGCACGGAAGAACCGGCTCTACGTCATCGGCGGGCTGTTCGTGGACGAGGACAACAAGGACCTGCCTCTGCAGTGCTACGTCTATACAGTACGCACGTG